One Pseudomonas sp. HOU2 genomic window carries:
- the dxs gene encoding 1-deoxy-D-xylulose-5-phosphate synthase, with product MPTTFHEIPRKRPTTPLLDRANTPDGLRRLGEAELETLADELRLELLYTVGQTGGHFGAGLGVIELTIALHYVFDTPDDRLVWDVGHQAYPHKILTGRRQRMETLRQKDGIAAFPRRAESEYDTFGVGHSSTSISAALGMAIAARLQDSDRKAIAVIGDGALTAGMAFEALNHAPEVNANMLVILNDNDMSISRNVGGLSNYLAKILSSRTYASMREGSKKVLSRLPGAWEIARRTEEYAKGMLVPGTLFEELGWNYIGPIDGHDLPTLIATLRNMRDLKGPQFLHIVTKKGKGFAPAEVDPIGYHAITKLEPLDAPAAAPKKASGPKYSAVFGEWLCDMAAADPRLVGITPAMKEGSDLVAFSERFPLRYFDVAIAEQHAVTFAAGMACEGAKPVVAIYSTFLQRGYDQLVHDVAVQNLDVLFAIDRAGLVGEDGPTHAGSFDLSYLRCIPGMVIMTPSDENELRKMLTTGHLYNGPAAVRYPRGTGPNATIDKDLEPIEIGKGIIRRQGGKVALLVFGVQLSEALKVAEKLDATVVDMRFVKPLDEALVREIAGSHELLVTIEENAIMGGAGGAVSEFLARENILKSMLHLGLPDIYVEHAKPAQMLAECGLDEAGIEAAVCERLTLLNK from the coding sequence ATGCCCACGACGTTTCATGAGATTCCCCGCAAGCGCCCGACCACGCCCCTGCTCGACCGCGCGAACACGCCGGACGGCCTGCGCCGGTTAGGCGAAGCCGAGCTGGAAACCCTGGCCGATGAGTTGCGCCTGGAATTGCTCTACACGGTCGGCCAGACCGGTGGGCATTTCGGTGCCGGACTGGGCGTCATCGAGCTGACCATCGCGTTGCATTACGTCTTCGACACCCCGGATGACCGGCTGGTGTGGGACGTCGGTCATCAGGCGTATCCGCACAAGATCCTCACCGGTCGTCGCCAGCGCATGGAAACCCTGCGCCAGAAGGACGGCATCGCCGCCTTCCCGCGTCGCGCCGAGAGCGAGTACGACACCTTTGGCGTCGGCCACTCCAGCACCTCGATCAGCGCCGCGCTGGGTATGGCGATTGCCGCCCGCCTGCAAGACAGCGATCGCAAGGCGATTGCGGTGATCGGCGACGGCGCGCTGACCGCCGGCATGGCCTTCGAGGCGCTGAATCACGCGCCGGAAGTCAACGCCAACATGCTGGTGATCCTCAACGACAACGACATGTCGATCTCGCGCAACGTCGGTGGCCTGTCCAATTATCTGGCGAAGATTCTTTCCAGCCGCACCTACGCGAGCATGCGCGAGGGCAGCAAGAAAGTCCTGTCGCGCCTGCCCGGCGCCTGGGAAATCGCCCGGCGCACCGAAGAATACGCCAAAGGCATGCTGGTCCCCGGCACCCTGTTCGAAGAGCTGGGCTGGAACTACATCGGCCCGATCGATGGCCACGACCTGCCGACCCTGATCGCCACCCTGCGCAACATGCGCGATCTGAAAGGCCCGCAGTTCCTGCACATCGTCACCAAGAAAGGCAAAGGCTTCGCCCCGGCGGAAGTCGACCCGATCGGTTACCACGCCATCACCAAACTCGAACCGCTCGACGCCCCGGCCGCCGCGCCGAAAAAGGCCAGCGGGCCGAAGTATTCGGCGGTGTTCGGCGAATGGCTGTGCGACATGGCGGCAGCTGACCCGCGCTTGGTGGGCATTACCCCCGCGATGAAGGAAGGCTCGGACCTGGTGGCGTTCAGCGAACGCTTCCCGCTGCGCTACTTCGACGTGGCGATTGCCGAACAGCACGCGGTGACGTTCGCCGCCGGCATGGCCTGCGAAGGCGCCAAACCGGTGGTGGCGATCTACTCGACGTTCCTGCAACGCGGCTACGACCAGTTGGTGCATGACGTGGCGGTGCAGAACCTCGACGTGCTGTTCGCCATCGACCGCGCCGGTCTGGTGGGCGAAGACGGCCCGACTCACGCCGGCAGCTTCGACCTCTCGTACCTGCGCTGCATTCCGGGCATGGTCATCATGACCCCGAGCGATGAAAACGAATTGCGCAAAATGCTCACCACCGGCCACCTGTACAACGGCCCGGCGGCGGTGCGCTACCCGCGCGGCACCGGCCCGAATGCGACCATCGACAAGGATCTCGAGCCGATCGAAATCGGCAAGGGCATCATCCGTCGTCAGGGCGGCAAAGTCGCCCTGCTGGTGTTCGGCGTGCAACTGAGCGAAGCGCTGAAAGTCGCCGAGAAGCTGGATGCGACCGTGGTCGACATGCGCTTCGTCAAGCCGCTGGATGAAGCGCTGGTACGCGAGATCGCCGGTAGCCACGAGTTGCTGGTGACGATCGAAGAGAACGCGATCATGGGCGGCGCCGGTGGCGCGGTCAGCGAATTCCTGGCGCGGGAGAACATCCTCAAGTCGATGCTGCACCTGGGCTTGCCGGACATTTACGTCGAGCACGCCAAACCGGCGCAGATGCTGGCCGAGTGCGGGCTGGATGAAGCGGGAATCGAAGCGGCGGTGTGTGAGCGCCTGACTCTGCTTAACAAGTAA
- a CDS encoding TonB-dependent receptor, whose translation MNLSRLALPFLLLPAASALADTFERDEALKLPDTLISANRQVEARNDSSAANTVFTREDIDRLQPGSVTDLLQRVPGVQVAQTGGRGSLPGIYIRGTQSAQSLVLVDGQRIGSSTSGDSNLQHLNIDQIERVEVLRGSRSVIYGSDAIGGVIQIFTRRGNEQGLQPRLHVGFGSNQTWERSFGLSGGDDKTRFNLGASLDDTAGIDRTHESYPSDSDHDAYRNKSVSLSLSHALTDDIEVGANLLDNRGKSEFDNPFGRFDPTTFDSVQQQPYSDFNVSSISSYMDARVNETWKTRVELGHTENREKTFDKLSDERTVFNTYRDSVNWQNDLTLDARNSLILGGDWYEDRVNSSTAFNEDSRWNRAAFIQHRYQADSFSTELGLRHDDNQQFGSQNTWSGTFTLPLNPDNDLLLSYSEGFRAPTFNDLYYPDFSNPYLKPETSKSYELQWRSQLSDSSRLEASIYRTDLQDAIIFGSNSRPENVASARINGFEAALKQELFGWQSNLGVAIIDPRDRETGHTLARRARRTVSWDLDRQFDRLGVGASWQLVSSSYDDLNNTQPLGGYGTFGLRSSWALNREIKLDLKVDNVFDKGYSRANYSYDGSQYGYREEGRAWMFGVTWTPELN comes from the coding sequence ATGAACCTCTCGCGCCTCGCCCTGCCCTTCCTCCTGCTGCCAGCCGCCAGCGCCCTCGCCGACACCTTCGAACGCGACGAAGCCCTGAAACTGCCCGACACGCTGATCAGCGCCAACCGTCAGGTCGAAGCGCGCAACGACAGCAGCGCCGCCAACACTGTATTCACCCGCGAAGACATCGACCGCCTGCAACCGGGCAGCGTTACCGATCTGCTGCAAAGGGTGCCGGGTGTGCAGGTGGCGCAGACCGGCGGGCGCGGCAGTCTGCCGGGGATCTACATTCGCGGCACGCAGTCGGCGCAGAGTCTGGTGCTGGTCGATGGCCAGCGCATCGGCAGTTCGACCTCCGGCGACAGCAACCTGCAGCACCTGAACATCGACCAGATTGAACGCGTCGAAGTGCTGCGCGGTTCGCGCTCGGTGATTTACGGCAGCGACGCGATTGGCGGGGTGATTCAGATCTTCACCCGGCGCGGTAACGAACAAGGCCTGCAACCACGCCTGCATGTCGGTTTCGGCAGCAACCAGACCTGGGAACGCAGCTTCGGCCTTTCCGGCGGCGATGACAAAACCCGCTTCAACCTCGGCGCCAGCCTCGATGACACCGCCGGTATCGACCGTACCCACGAGTCGTACCCGAGCGACAGCGATCACGATGCCTATCGCAATAAATCCGTCAGTCTGAGCCTCAGCCATGCGCTGACCGATGACATCGAAGTCGGCGCCAACCTGCTGGATAACCGCGGCAAAAGCGAGTTCGACAACCCGTTCGGCCGTTTCGACCCGACCACTTTCGATTCGGTGCAGCAACAGCCTTACAGCGACTTCAACGTCAGCAGTATCAGCAGCTACATGGATGCGCGGGTCAACGAAACCTGGAAAACCCGCGTCGAACTCGGTCATACCGAGAACCGCGAAAAAACCTTCGACAAGCTCAGCGACGAACGCACGGTGTTCAACACTTATCGCGACTCGGTGAACTGGCAGAACGACCTGACTCTGGATGCGCGCAACAGCCTGATCCTCGGCGGCGACTGGTACGAAGACCGGGTCAACAGCAGCACCGCGTTCAACGAGGACAGCCGCTGGAACCGCGCCGCGTTCATCCAGCATCGTTATCAGGCCGACAGTTTCTCCACGGAACTGGGTCTGCGTCATGACGACAACCAGCAGTTCGGCAGCCAGAACACCTGGAGCGGCACTTTTACCCTGCCACTGAACCCCGACAACGATCTGTTGCTGAGCTACAGCGAAGGCTTCCGCGCGCCGACCTTCAACGACCTGTACTACCCGGACTTCAGCAACCCGTATCTGAAGCCGGAAACCTCGAAAAGCTATGAGCTGCAATGGCGCAGTCAGTTGAGCGATAGCAGTCGGCTGGAGGCATCGATTTACCGCACGGATCTGCAAGACGCGATTATCTTCGGCAGCAACTCACGCCCGGAGAACGTGGCTTCGGCGCGGATCAATGGCTTTGAAGCGGCGCTGAAGCAGGAACTGTTCGGCTGGCAAAGCAACCTTGGTGTGGCGATTATCGACCCGCGTGATCGCGAGACCGGGCACACCCTGGCCCGACGTGCGCGGCGTACAGTCAGTTGGGATCTGGATCGACAGTTTGATCGACTGGGCGTCGGCGCGAGCTGGCAGTTGGTCAGCAGCAGTTACGACGACCTGAACAATACCCAGCCGCTGGGTGGCTACGGCACGTTTGGACTGCGCAGCAGCTGGGCGCTGAACCGCGAGATCAAACTGGATCTGAAGGTCGATAACGTTTTCGACAAAGGCTACAGCCGGGCGAATTACAGCTATGACGGCAGCCAGTATGGCTATCGCGAGGAAGGTCGGGCCTGGATGTTTGGCGTCACCTGGACCCCGGAACTCAACTGA
- a CDS encoding cobalamin-binding protein — translation MRRLWLAVLLLACASPVLATLRVISLAPSLSEIVVELDSADLLVGVLDAGERPAALKDVPSVGRYGQLDMERLLSLKPDLLLLWPGSVGPAQRDQLKRLNIPTFVAEPRSLEQLSAQIEAIAARLDRPERGVKLAADLRKKLDDLRQRYRRDTPLTVFYQVWDKPLYTVGGGQIISDALEVCGARNVFADLRLPAPQVSIEAVLQRDPQVILAGEQAQLDAWKAWPQVDAVRRGQLLLVTDKGLERPSGQMIEATAKLCQLIQPHR, via the coding sequence ATGCGCCGTCTGTGGCTGGCGGTTCTGCTGCTGGCCTGTGCCAGCCCGGTGCTGGCGACCCTGCGGGTGATCAGCCTCGCGCCTTCCCTATCTGAAATCGTTGTTGAGCTTGATTCGGCCGATCTGCTGGTGGGCGTGCTCGATGCTGGCGAGCGTCCAGCCGCGCTCAAGGATGTCCCGTCAGTGGGGCGCTATGGTCAGTTGGACATGGAGCGCCTGCTCAGTTTGAAGCCCGATTTGCTGCTGTTGTGGCCCGGCAGTGTTGGCCCGGCGCAACGCGATCAGCTCAAACGCCTGAACATCCCGACATTCGTTGCTGAACCGCGCAGTCTCGAACAACTCTCTGCACAGATCGAAGCCATCGCCGCACGACTCGATCGGCCTGAGCGCGGGGTGAAACTGGCGGCGGATTTGCGCAAAAAACTCGATGACCTGCGCCAGCGCTATCGCCGGGATACGCCGCTGACAGTGTTCTATCAGGTCTGGGACAAGCCGTTGTACACCGTCGGTGGCGGGCAGATCATCAGCGATGCGCTCGAAGTCTGTGGCGCGCGCAATGTGTTTGCCGACCTGAGGTTGCCGGCGCCACAGGTGAGTATCGAAGCGGTGTTGCAGCGTGATCCACAGGTGATTCTGGCCGGTGAGCAGGCTCAGCTCGATGCATGGAAAGCCTGGCCGCAGGTTGATGCGGTGAGGAGAGGGCAGTTGCTGTTGGTCACGGATAAAGGCCTGGAACGCCCAAGCGGCCAAATGATCGAGGCCACCGCCAAACTCTGCCAACTCATCCAGCCACACCGCTGA
- a CDS encoding MFS transporter, with the protein MTRGQVRRRLAVDWWKYLALALLPLFVLNALFGQYEAFLPVLTMPMFIAGVASMFVSLKFFGGYKHALIATQKALDTPAEPAAWIALAAQRRIAFLAASLPAWIGALAVFVGLEAVPLMLLALSTAVLFYLYRIPRQLG; encoded by the coding sequence GTGACTCGCGGTCAGGTGCGCCGCCGTCTGGCGGTCGACTGGTGGAAGTATCTGGCGTTGGCGCTGCTGCCGCTGTTCGTGCTCAACGCACTGTTCGGCCAATATGAAGCGTTTCTGCCGGTACTGACCATGCCGATGTTCATTGCCGGCGTGGCCTCGATGTTTGTCAGCCTGAAGTTTTTCGGTGGCTACAAACACGCCCTGATCGCCACCCAGAAAGCCCTCGATACGCCTGCCGAACCGGCGGCCTGGATCGCGCTTGCGGCCCAGCGTCGGATTGCGTTTCTCGCCGCATCATTGCCGGCCTGGATCGGAGCGCTGGCGGTGTTTGTCGGCCTCGAGGCCGTACCGCTGATGCTGCTGGCGCTGTCCACGGCCGTGCTGTTCTACCTCTACCGTATCCCGCGTCAACTCGGCTGA
- the ribA gene encoding GTP cyclohydrolase II codes for MPVVFVAASKLPTPFAQFTMHGFLDEATGREHVVLSLGEIDDGAPVLGRLHSECLTGDALFSQRCDCGSQLEAALKAIAREGRGVLLYLRQEGRGIGLLNKIRAYELQDGGADTVEANERLGFAADQRDYAMCLPMLEHLGVKSLRLMTNNPRKVKALTDMNIVVAERVPLHTGHNPHNKLYLATKASKLDHMMGNEHQGEVDRA; via the coding sequence GTGCCTGTCGTTTTTGTCGCCGCTTCCAAGCTGCCAACGCCTTTTGCGCAATTCACCATGCACGGTTTTCTCGATGAAGCCACCGGCCGCGAGCACGTCGTGCTGAGCCTCGGTGAAATTGATGACGGTGCGCCGGTCCTCGGCCGGTTGCACTCCGAGTGTCTGACCGGTGACGCCCTGTTCAGTCAGCGCTGCGACTGCGGCTCGCAACTGGAAGCGGCGCTCAAGGCCATCGCCCGTGAAGGCCGTGGCGTGCTGCTCTACCTGCGCCAGGAAGGTCGCGGCATCGGTCTGCTGAACAAGATCCGTGCCTACGAGTTGCAGGACGGCGGCGCCGACACCGTTGAAGCCAACGAGCGTCTGGGCTTTGCCGCCGACCAGCGTGACTACGCCATGTGCCTGCCGATGCTCGAGCATCTGGGTGTGAAGTCGCTGCGTCTGATGACCAACAACCCGCGCAAGGTCAAAGCCCTGACCGACATGAACATCGTCGTCGCCGAGCGCGTGCCGCTGCACACCGGCCACAACCCGCACAACAAACTGTACCTGGCGACCAAGGCCAGCAAGCTCGACCACATGATGGGTAACGAGCATCAGGGCGAGGTCGACCGCGCGTGA
- a CDS encoding transporter substrate-binding domain-containing protein translates to MARRWLALVFLTLLGTVASAQEVASTPAVIHLASEDWEDYTAADGHGLGWDVLRKVFEPAGVKLDIRTEPYMRSVGLAERGEVDACVGSYKNEASELLYPRWNFDTDHIYALGLASNPSPTPETLGSYRLAWVRGYDYQDYLPNVRNYNEVVRRTGILSMLTHNRADYYIDAQTEIDYVVGRAKDPTQFRKTHIAELPLYLCFANTPQARTLMALFDRRMEQLVKSGELKPIFEQWQQPYPFEPN, encoded by the coding sequence ATGGCTCGACGCTGGCTGGCGCTGGTGTTTCTGACCCTGCTGGGCACTGTCGCCAGTGCGCAGGAAGTTGCGTCGACGCCCGCGGTCATCCATCTGGCCAGCGAAGACTGGGAAGACTACACCGCCGCCGACGGCCATGGCCTGGGCTGGGACGTGCTGCGCAAGGTGTTCGAGCCGGCCGGGGTGAAACTCGACATTCGCACCGAGCCTTACATGCGCTCCGTGGGCCTGGCCGAGCGCGGCGAAGTCGATGCCTGCGTCGGTTCGTATAAAAACGAGGCCAGCGAACTGCTATACCCGCGCTGGAACTTCGACACCGACCACATCTATGCCCTGGGCCTGGCGAGCAACCCGTCACCGACCCCGGAAACCCTCGGCAGCTATCGTCTGGCCTGGGTGCGCGGTTACGACTATCAGGATTATTTGCCCAATGTGCGCAACTACAATGAGGTCGTGCGACGTACCGGGATCCTGTCGATGCTCACCCATAATCGCGCTGACTATTACATCGATGCGCAAACCGAAATCGATTACGTGGTCGGCCGGGCCAAGGATCCGACGCAGTTTCGCAAGACCCACATCGCCGAATTGCCGCTGTACCTGTGCTTCGCCAACACACCGCAAGCGCGCACGCTGATGGCGCTGTTCGACCGGCGCATGGAGCAGTTGGTGAAGAGCGGCGAGCTGAAGCCGATTTTCGAGCAGTGGCAGCAACCGTATCCATTCGAGCCGAACTGA
- a CDS encoding phosphatidylglycerophosphatase A has translation MTDHPKQVPAEFVPPSVWRNPWHFLAFGFGSGTLPKAPGTWGSLVALPFIPLWQMLPDWGYWLMLGITMLFGFWLCGKVADDLRVHDHEGIVWDEMVGMWITLWLVPEGWYWLLAGFLVFRFFDILKPWPIRWIDRHVHGGVGIMLDDVLAGVFAWLAMQGLVWIFA, from the coding sequence GTGACAGATCACCCGAAACAGGTTCCGGCCGAATTCGTTCCGCCGTCGGTCTGGCGCAATCCCTGGCATTTCCTCGCGTTCGGCTTCGGTTCCGGCACCTTGCCGAAAGCGCCGGGCACGTGGGGTTCGTTAGTTGCGCTACCCTTTATCCCGTTGTGGCAGATGTTGCCCGACTGGGGTTACTGGCTGATGCTCGGAATCACCATGCTGTTCGGCTTCTGGCTGTGCGGCAAGGTCGCCGACGATCTTCGGGTGCACGACCACGAAGGCATCGTCTGGGACGAAATGGTCGGGATGTGGATCACCCTGTGGCTGGTGCCGGAAGGCTGGTACTGGTTGCTCGCGGGGTTTTTGGTGTTCCGCTTCTTCGACATTCTCAAGCCGTGGCCGATCCGCTGGATTGACCGGCATGTCCACGGTGGCGTCGGCATCATGCTCGACGACGTGCTGGCCGGTGTGTTCGCCTGGCTGGCGATGCAGGGGCTGGTGTGGATTTTCGCCTGA
- the thiL gene encoding thiamine-phosphate kinase, translating into MGEFELIRNFFAAAPCAQGGEGVALGIGDDCALLAVPPGEQLAISTDTLVAGVHFADPCDPLLLGQRSLAVAVSDLAAMGATPVAFTLALTVPTVTADWLQAYAHGLNRMAQSCSVTLVGGDTTRGPLSLTVTVFGRVPAGQALTRSGAQPGDLLCVGGELGNAAGALPLVLGQREAAADIAQPLLDHYWSPQPQLALGQALRGKATAALDISDGLLADCGHIALASQVRLEVERERVPLSDALVAFLGQRGAERAALSGGDDYVLAFTLPSVELPALLADGWPIHVIGRVAQGQGVVLLDREGHDITPQVRGYQHFQETP; encoded by the coding sequence ATGGGCGAGTTTGAGCTGATCCGCAATTTCTTCGCCGCCGCGCCTTGTGCGCAGGGCGGCGAGGGCGTTGCCCTGGGGATTGGCGATGACTGCGCCTTGCTGGCGGTTCCCCCCGGGGAACAGCTGGCGATCTCCACCGATACGCTGGTGGCCGGCGTGCACTTCGCCGATCCCTGCGATCCGCTTCTGCTCGGTCAGCGCTCGCTGGCCGTCGCGGTCAGCGACCTGGCCGCCATGGGCGCCACGCCCGTTGCCTTTACCCTTGCCCTGACTGTGCCGACGGTGACCGCCGATTGGCTGCAAGCCTATGCCCACGGTTTGAACCGCATGGCGCAGAGCTGCAGCGTCACGCTGGTCGGCGGCGACACCACGCGCGGGCCTTTGAGCCTGACGGTCACGGTGTTCGGTCGGGTGCCGGCCGGGCAGGCCCTGACCCGCAGTGGCGCGCAACCTGGCGATCTGCTCTGTGTCGGCGGCGAGTTGGGCAATGCCGCCGGTGCCTTGCCGCTGGTGCTTGGTCAGCGCGAGGCCGCGGCGGATATCGCTCAGCCGTTGCTCGATCATTACTGGTCGCCCCAGCCGCAACTGGCCCTCGGTCAGGCACTGCGTGGCAAGGCCACTGCGGCGCTGGACATCTCCGACGGCCTGCTCGCCGATTGCGGGCATATCGCCCTGGCCTCGCAGGTTCGCCTCGAAGTTGAACGTGAGCGTGTACCGTTGTCCGATGCTTTAGTGGCGTTTCTCGGCCAGCGCGGTGCCGAGCGGGCGGCGTTGAGCGGCGGCGATGACTATGTGCTGGCGTTCACGCTACCGTCCGTCGAGTTGCCGGCGCTGCTGGCCGATGGTTGGCCGATCCATGTGATCGGGCGTGTGGCGCAGGGCCAGGGTGTGGTGCTGCTGGATCGCGAAGGACACGACATCACCCCGCAAGTCCGGGGTTATCAACATTTTCAGGAGACACCGTGA
- the nusB gene encoding transcription antitermination factor NusB translates to MISDDSDRFNPRDPKPADAGKPSKSVKRREARQLATQALYQWHMAKASLNEIEAQFRVDNDFTDVDGAYFREILHGVPQFKTEIDTALKPCLDIEIEELDPVELAVLRLSTWELLKRVDVPYRVVINEGIELAKVFGSTDGHKFVNGVLDKLAPRLREAEVKAFKR, encoded by the coding sequence GTGATTAGCGACGATAGCGATCGTTTCAACCCGCGCGATCCGAAACCTGCGGATGCTGGCAAGCCATCGAAAAGCGTCAAGCGCCGCGAAGCCCGTCAGCTCGCGACTCAGGCCCTGTATCAATGGCACATGGCCAAGGCGTCGCTGAACGAGATCGAAGCGCAGTTTCGCGTTGATAACGATTTCACCGATGTCGACGGTGCTTACTTCCGCGAGATCCTGCACGGGGTTCCGCAGTTCAAGACTGAAATCGACACCGCACTCAAGCCTTGCCTGGACATCGAAATCGAAGAGCTGGACCCGGTTGAACTGGCGGTTCTGCGCCTGTCCACCTGGGAACTGCTCAAGCGTGTCGATGTGCCATACCGCGTGGTGATCAACGAAGGTATCGAGCTGGCGAAAGTCTTCGGTTCGACCGACGGCCACAAGTTCGTCAACGGCGTACTCGACAAGCTGGCTCCGCGCCTGCGTGAAGCTGAAGTCAAGGCGTTCAAGCGCTGA
- the ribE gene encoding 6,7-dimethyl-8-ribityllumazine synthase, giving the protein MTLKTIEGTFIAPKGRYALVVGRFNSFVVESLVSGAVDALVRHGVSESDITIIRAPGAFEIPLVAQKVAQKGEFAAIIALGAVIRGGTPHFEYVAGECTKGLAQVSMEFGVPVAFGVLTVDSIEQAIERSGTKAGNKGAEAALSALEMVSLLAQLEAK; this is encoded by the coding sequence ATGACCCTGAAGACCATCGAAGGTACCTTCATCGCCCCCAAAGGCCGCTACGCTCTGGTAGTGGGCCGTTTCAACAGCTTCGTGGTTGAAAGCCTGGTCAGCGGTGCAGTTGATGCCCTGGTTCGCCACGGCGTGAGCGAAAGCGACATCACCATCATCCGCGCGCCTGGCGCCTTCGAAATCCCGCTGGTTGCGCAGAAAGTCGCCCAGAAAGGCGAGTTCGCAGCCATCATCGCCCTCGGCGCGGTCATTCGTGGCGGCACCCCGCACTTCGAATACGTGGCAGGCGAGTGCACCAAGGGCCTGGCCCAGGTCTCCATGGAATTCGGCGTACCGGTCGCGTTCGGCGTCCTGACCGTTGACTCCATCGAGCAAGCCATCGAACGCTCCGGCACCAAGGCCGGCAACAAAGGTGCTGAAGCTGCCCTGTCCGCTCTGGAAATGGTCAGCCTGCTGGCGCAGTTGGAGGCCAAGTGA